One window from the genome of Epinephelus moara isolate mb chromosome 21, YSFRI_EMoa_1.0, whole genome shotgun sequence encodes:
- the LOC126382624 gene encoding MAGUK p55 subfamily member 7-like — MPTCKFPHTEVKGQGDADTPALGRFNGVSWTDLHFADRVRRMLSRTEHRGVCRLLSSVMSGTESHTDREEDYRFLHSMLMEKKLHLLFKIHERLKRFEKRSPIPVQEHAASLASDLAKELIYQGWREEVKELVALFSKPNFKSLLSVHDAVAQRDFEPTLPPLPDDVLEEDEDAVKIVSLVKTKDPLGATIKRDKSSGAIVVARIMRGGAADKSGLIHEGDELKEVNGVSLERRKPKEILPLLARAQGEVKFKIIPASSKEEMSSNKKLFMRALFDYDPAEDPTVPCKDAAVAFKRGDVLQIVSMEDDTWWQACHLGDRETWAGLIPSQQLHERRVALQRPKALFKPRRVKPPVMEDVDYGAITGIHIAGLRRSFRLGRKSSWTREAARSRRWSTGVHGSFRPPTYIEVIPYHRDPKDRHRLVVLVGPSGVGVNELKRRLLISDPDRYGVTVPHTTREKRRQENEGVDYHFVPVHMFEEDILNHRFVEYGRYGGHYYGTSLDSVHRVMAEGKVCLLDVHPSKIKHVYTSEFKPYVVFVKPPRIEELRLTRRRAKFICDEDDKNSVRIFSEEDFEDMINLAETMESQCGHLFDKVIVNGDIAVAFRELRADLEKVLEAEVHWIPAEWICSSPKKARRSCGHLDSWI, encoded by the exons AGTGAGGAGGATGCTGAGCAGAACAGAACACAGAG gcgTGTGCAGGCTGCTATCATCAGTGATGTCTGGAACAGAGTCTcatacagacagagaggaggactACAGGTTCCTCCACAGCATGCTGATGGAGAAGAAGCTCCACCTGCTCTTTAAG ATCCACGAACGGCTGAAGCGTTTTGAGAAGCGGAGCCCAATCCCCGTCCAAGAGCACGCAGCAAGTCTGGCCTCAGAT TTGGCAAAGGAGCTGATATACCAAGGCTGGAGAGAGGAAGTCAAAGAACTGGTTGCCCTCTTTTCTAAACCAAACTTTAAG AGTCTGCTGTCTGTCCATGACGCTGTGGCACAGAGGGACTTTGAGCCGACTCTGCCACCATTACCTGACGATGtgctggaggaggatgaggacgCAGTCAAAATTGTCAGTCTGGTCAAAACCAAAGATCCCCTG GGGGCCACAATTAAGAGGGATAAATCCTCCGGGGCCATTGTTGTGGCAAGGATCATGAGAGGAGGTGCAGCCGATAAAAGCG GCCTGATCCATGAAGGGGATGAGCTGAAAGAGGTGAATGGAGTCTCTCTGGAGCGCAGGAAGCCAAAGGAAATCCTTCCTCTTCTG GCTCGTGCTCAGGGCGAGGTTAAATTCAAGATCATTCCTGCCTCCTCCAAGGAAGAAATGTCCTCAAATAAGAAG CTGTTTATGCGAGCTCTTTTTGACTACGATCCCGCCGAGGATCCCACCGTCCCGTGCAAGGATGCAGCAGTGGCCTTTAAAAGGGGCGACGTCCTCCAGATTGTCAGCATGGAGGACGACACCTGGTGGCAGGCCTGTCATCTCGGGGACAGAGAAACTTGGGCAGGGCTCATCCCCTCGCAGCAGCTCCATGAGAG GAGAGTTGCACTGCAGCGACCTAAAGCCCTGTTCAAGCCTCGACGAGTCAAACCACCAG TCATGGAGGATGTCGACTACGGAGCTATAACAGGGATCCACATTG CTGGTTTAAGGCGGAGTTTCCGACTCGGGAGAAAGAGCAGTTGGACCAGAGAAGCAGCGCGGTCCAGGAGGTGGAGCACAGGGGTGCATGGCTCATTTCGCCCCCCTACCTACATAGAGGTGATCCCCTACCACAGAGACCCTAAGGACAGACACCGACTGGTTGTTCTGGTTG GGCCCAGCGGCGTTGGCGTTAATGAACTGAAGAGGAGGCTCCTGATCTCCGACCCCGACCGCTATGGCGTCACCGTACCGC ACACCACACGTGAGAAGAGACGGCAGGAGAACGAAGGTGTGGATTACCATTTTGTGCCAGTTCACATGTTTGAAGAGGATATTCTCAATCATAG GTTTGTAGAATATGGGAGATACGGAGGACACTACTATGGAACGAGTCTAGACTCTGTGCACAGAGTGATGGCTGAAGGCAAGGTGTGCCTCCTTGATGTGCACCCTAGT AAAATAAAGCATGTGTACACATCTGAATTCAAACCATACGTGGTGTTCGTGAAGCCCCCGCGCATCGAGGAGCTGCGCCTCACCAGGCGGAGAGCTAAATTCATCTGCGATGAAGACGACAAGAACTCAGTCAGGATCTTTTCA GAGGAGGATTTCGAGGACATGATTAACTTGGCCGAAACCATGGAGAGCCAGTGCGGTCACCTGTTTGACAAGGTGATCGTTAATGGAGACATCGCCGTGGCGTTCAGGGAGCTGAGGGCCGACCTCGAGAAGGTGTTAGAGGCAGAAGTTCACTGGATTCCCGCAGAGTGGATCTGCTCCTCACCGAAGAAAGCACGGAGAAGCTGTGGTCATTTGGACAGCTGGATCTGA